The following are encoded in a window of Salinigranum halophilum genomic DNA:
- a CDS encoding L-lactate dehydrogenase: MERRRTRGKVAVVGVGSVGAATAFSLMSSGVTSELVLVDIDEEKAEGERMDLSHGAYFTPPVDISTGGYEDCWDADVVVVTAGTNQRPGESRLDLLERNAGIFEEMIPQITEGLADDSILLVVTNPVDVLSYVSWAVSDLPAARVIGSGTVLDTSRFRHVLSRECDVDPKNVHGYVVGEHGDSEVLLWSSTNVAGVPYETYAESHCGGLSATDREAIGEEVREAAYEIIERKGATNYAIALATTEIVETILRDENSILTVSTHLEGEYGIEDVYASVPCVVNRDGIRNVVEHDLPEAEQEALEASANVLAENLADLDYRE; this comes from the coding sequence ATGGAGCGCCGGAGAACGCGCGGGAAGGTCGCCGTCGTCGGCGTCGGTAGCGTCGGTGCCGCCACGGCCTTCTCGCTGATGAGCAGCGGGGTCACGAGCGAACTCGTGCTCGTGGACATCGACGAGGAGAAAGCAGAGGGCGAGCGGATGGACCTCAGTCACGGGGCGTACTTCACCCCGCCCGTCGACATCTCGACGGGCGGGTACGAGGACTGCTGGGACGCCGACGTCGTGGTCGTGACGGCGGGGACGAACCAGCGTCCCGGCGAGTCACGCCTCGACCTCCTCGAGCGCAACGCGGGAATCTTCGAGGAGATGATTCCCCAGATCACCGAGGGACTCGCCGACGACAGCATCCTGCTCGTGGTCACCAACCCGGTCGACGTGCTCTCGTACGTCTCGTGGGCGGTGTCGGACCTCCCCGCAGCGCGGGTCATCGGGTCGGGGACCGTCCTCGACACCTCGCGGTTCAGGCACGTCCTGAGCCGGGAGTGCGACGTCGACCCGAAGAACGTCCACGGCTACGTCGTGGGGGAGCACGGCGACAGCGAGGTGCTGTTGTGGAGTTCGACGAACGTCGCGGGCGTGCCGTACGAGACGTACGCCGAGTCGCACTGCGGCGGACTCTCGGCGACGGACAGGGAGGCGATCGGAGAGGAGGTGAGAGAGGCGGCCTACGAGATTATCGAGCGCAAAGGGGCGACGAACTACGCCATCGCGCTGGCGACCACCGAAATCGTCGAGACCATCCTCCGCGACGAGAACTCCATCCTCACCGTGTCGACGCACTTAGAAGGCGAGTACGGCATCGAAGACGTCTACGCGAGCGTCCCGTGTGTCGTCAATCGTGACGGCATCAGGAACGTCGTCGAGCACGACCTCCCCGAGGCGGAGCAGGAGGCGCTCGAAGCCTCCGCGAACGTGCTCGCGGAGAACCTGGCCGACCTCGACTACCGGGAGTGA
- a CDS encoding DNA methyltransferase, with product MTDEPEDASGRHEGLKPHQRLVDGRGIYDERNRVNDLTGREWKFATKSVITEPYPPDLQHDLRSEHGGQKPPRLCLDLVERFSKAGDCVLDPFAGVGGTLLGASLAEHEGTGLRHAVGFERTRRWVDLYHTVLDRENRERTARGRAPLSTQDMRHGDCARLVRDLETDSVDLLLTDVPYWSMDAVSQTRNPRRTRASKLGRFDAAGRGDGFESKDAWLSDMTSKFELFTRVLKPGAYVLVFIGDMYRDSSFHFLSADLASSLESTGLVLKADLIWYDPTKSLHVYGYPFAFVPSMVHQHVLVLRVES from the coding sequence ATGACTGACGAGCCGGAAGACGCTTCCGGACGACACGAGGGGCTCAAACCGCACCAGCGACTCGTCGACGGCCGCGGAATCTACGACGAACGAAACCGCGTCAACGACCTCACCGGCCGCGAGTGGAAGTTCGCCACCAAGTCGGTCATCACCGAACCGTACCCGCCCGACCTCCAGCACGACCTGCGGAGCGAACACGGCGGCCAGAAACCGCCGCGGCTCTGTCTGGACCTCGTCGAACGGTTCAGCAAGGCCGGCGACTGCGTCCTCGACCCCTTCGCCGGCGTCGGCGGGACGCTGCTCGGAGCGAGCCTCGCCGAGCACGAGGGCACCGGTCTCAGGCACGCCGTCGGCTTCGAACGAACGAGACGGTGGGTCGACCTCTATCACACCGTCCTCGACAGGGAGAACCGCGAGCGCACGGCGCGCGGACGAGCGCCGTTGTCGACACAGGACATGCGCCACGGCGACTGTGCGCGACTCGTCCGCGACCTCGAGACCGACAGCGTCGACCTCCTCCTCACCGACGTCCCGTACTGGTCGATGGACGCCGTCTCACAGACGCGGAACCCACGCCGGACGCGGGCGAGTAAACTCGGCCGGTTCGACGCGGCTGGTCGCGGCGACGGCTTCGAGTCGAAAGACGCGTGGCTCTCCGACATGACTTCGAAATTCGAACTTTTCACTCGTGTGCTCAAGCCGGGGGCGTACGTCCTCGTGTTCATCGGAGACATGTACCGGGATTCGTCGTTTCACTTCCTCTCGGCCGACCTCGCGTCGAGCCTCGAATCGACCGGCCTCGTGTTGAAGGCCGACCTCATCTGGTACGACCCGACGAAATCGCTGCACGTCTACGGCTACCCCTTCGCGTTCGTCCCGTCGATGGTCCACCAGCACGTCCTCGTCCTCCGCGTGGAGTCGTGA
- a CDS encoding PAS domain S-box protein, whose translation MDRDVGEAVYRHLRTRPGEPMTASEVAEAVGCVRRTAHKHLSRLAEGSSVETKKVGARARVWWLSEDVFDRITDAVFGLDSAWELTYLNEQAERLLGRTEAELVGRNIWEAFPEAVGSVFHDEYHRAMAHQEPVSFEEYYPPLDAVFAVKAYPSQTGLSVYFHDVTERVHRERELRDRIRQQQVISDLGQQALATGDVDRFIDHVCETVRDTLDATCCKVLELDPEGERLDLRAGVGWDQGVVGSATVPANTNSQAGYTLQRREPVRVEQLSAETRFSGPDLLTDHGVESGVSVIIGSVDDPWGIIGVHDTAVREFTEQDADFVRSVATLVASAVDRRERERELERYETIFETLSDGVYAVDPAGEFTLVNEAYVEMTGVPRSELLGSHVSRLVDERVQAAAKELETALVSGAREQATLEAELADGDGETFPAEATFSVLETADGYERIGVVRDITERKQYEAALQDQRDRLERLNRLALGVFDALRGIIRAETREGIEQAVCERLVAGELYDEAAVGPRDWSSEAVTTGTDRAWSTDGWREGVPPLVERVTDGTDEVATDEGTVAVALTYDDRAFGALVLRADRPNGVTEYEHALLTELGSAVGLAISAVERKDVLVNDSVARLDFDSTVLAEPFTAVAGADASFEYIVDRIVPVGDGSYVVHCSVDGIASSEFVAAAEAFETVDDAEVVDRGEAGCRVKLLTTDESVVTQFRRFDGRVRSFSVDDGVLSLAVDVPLANVRDAVETVTETYPDLDLRAQRTTHRDERTTAEFRSLVDDSLTERQRAALELAYFGGYFEWPRTTDGGALSETMDISPPTFHKHLRVAERRVLDALYRGQ comes from the coding sequence ATGGACCGCGACGTTGGTGAGGCGGTGTATCGACACCTCCGGACGCGGCCGGGAGAGCCGATGACGGCGAGCGAGGTCGCCGAGGCCGTCGGCTGTGTCCGACGGACCGCCCACAAACACCTCTCGCGACTGGCCGAGGGAAGCAGCGTCGAGACGAAGAAGGTCGGCGCGCGGGCGCGTGTCTGGTGGCTCTCCGAGGACGTGTTCGACCGCATCACCGACGCGGTGTTCGGTCTCGACAGCGCCTGGGAGCTCACGTACCTCAACGAGCAGGCCGAACGACTGCTCGGCCGGACCGAAGCGGAACTGGTGGGCCGGAACATCTGGGAGGCGTTTCCCGAGGCCGTCGGGTCGGTGTTCCACGACGAGTACCACCGGGCGATGGCACACCAGGAGCCGGTGTCGTTCGAGGAGTACTATCCGCCGCTCGATGCCGTCTTCGCGGTGAAGGCGTACCCCTCACAGACGGGGCTGTCCGTCTACTTCCACGACGTGACCGAACGGGTACACCGAGAGCGAGAGCTCCGCGACCGGATTCGCCAGCAGCAGGTCATCTCGGACCTCGGACAGCAAGCGCTGGCGACCGGCGACGTGGACCGGTTCATCGACCACGTGTGCGAGACGGTGCGGGACACGCTCGACGCGACGTGCTGTAAGGTGCTCGAACTCGACCCCGAAGGCGAGCGGCTCGACCTCCGCGCGGGCGTCGGCTGGGACCAGGGCGTCGTCGGGAGCGCCACCGTTCCCGCGAACACGAACTCGCAGGCGGGGTACACCCTCCAGCGGCGCGAACCCGTCCGCGTCGAGCAACTGTCGGCGGAGACGCGCTTCTCCGGGCCGGACCTGCTCACGGACCACGGCGTCGAGAGCGGAGTCAGCGTCATCATCGGCTCCGTCGACGACCCGTGGGGGATCATCGGGGTGCACGACACGGCCGTCCGGGAGTTCACCGAGCAGGACGCGGACTTCGTTCGCAGTGTCGCGACGCTGGTCGCGAGTGCCGTCGACCGTCGCGAGCGCGAGCGCGAACTGGAGCGGTACGAGACCATCTTCGAGACGCTCAGCGACGGGGTGTACGCCGTGGACCCCGCGGGGGAGTTCACGCTCGTGAACGAAGCGTACGTCGAGATGACGGGAGTACCCCGTTCGGAACTCCTCGGGTCACACGTCTCCCGGCTCGTCGACGAGCGCGTCCAGGCGGCGGCGAAGGAACTCGAGACGGCACTCGTGAGCGGGGCGCGCGAACAGGCCACCCTGGAGGCGGAACTCGCCGACGGCGACGGCGAGACGTTCCCGGCGGAAGCGACGTTCTCGGTCCTGGAGACGGCCGACGGCTACGAGCGGATCGGCGTCGTCCGCGACATCACCGAGCGCAAGCAGTACGAGGCGGCGCTACAGGACCAGCGCGACCGGCTCGAACGGCTCAATCGTCTCGCACTCGGCGTCTTCGACGCCCTCCGCGGAATCATCCGTGCGGAGACGCGCGAGGGCATCGAACAGGCGGTGTGCGAACGGCTCGTCGCGGGCGAACTGTACGACGAGGCCGCGGTCGGTCCGCGAGACTGGTCCTCCGAGGCGGTAACGACGGGGACCGACCGAGCGTGGTCGACGGACGGCTGGCGGGAGGGCGTGCCGCCGCTCGTCGAACGTGTGACCGACGGCACGGACGAGGTGGCGACAGACGAGGGGACGGTCGCGGTGGCGCTGACGTACGACGACCGGGCGTTCGGTGCGCTCGTGCTCCGGGCCGACCGCCCGAACGGGGTCACCGAGTACGAACACGCCCTGCTGACGGAGCTCGGCTCGGCGGTCGGCCTCGCAATCAGCGCCGTCGAGCGCAAGGACGTCCTCGTGAACGACAGTGTCGCCAGGCTCGACTTCGACTCGACGGTCCTCGCCGAGCCGTTCACCGCTGTCGCAGGGGCGGACGCCTCGTTCGAGTACATCGTCGACAGAATCGTCCCCGTCGGTGACGGCAGCTACGTCGTCCACTGCAGCGTCGACGGCATCGCGTCGTCGGAGTTCGTCGCGGCTGCGGAGGCGTTCGAGACCGTCGACGACGCCGAAGTGGTCGACCGCGGCGAGGCCGGGTGCCGGGTCAAACTCCTCACCACCGACGAGTCGGTTGTGACGCAGTTCCGACGGTTCGACGGCCGGGTGCGGTCGTTCAGCGTCGACGACGGCGTGTTGTCGCTGGCAGTCGACGTGCCGCTGGCGAACGTCCGCGACGCCGTCGAGACCGTCACCGAGACGTACCCCGACCTCGACCTGCGGGCACAACGGACGACCCACCGCGACGAGCGAACCACGGCCGAGTTCCGGTCGCTCGTCGACGACAGCCTCACCGAACGGCAGCGCGCCGCGCTCGAACTCGCGTACTTCGGCGGCTACTTCGAGTGGCCGCGGACGACAGACGGCGGGGCACTGTCGGAGACGATGGACATCTCCCCGCCCACGTTCCACAAACACCTCCGCGTCGCGGAGCGACGAGTCCTCGACGCGTTGTACCGCGGCCAGTAA
- a CDS encoding 50S ribosomal protein L15e, whose protein sequence is MARSFYSHIKEAWRNPKEGKLAELQWQRKQEWRDQGAIVRIDRPTRLDKARELGYKAKQGITVVRVAVRKGNARKQRHKAGRRSKRQGVNRIGRRKNIQRISEERAARKHPNMRVLNSYWVGEDGSQKWHEIILVDPEHPAIQNDSELNWICDDNHTGRAFRGLTNAGKSNRGLNNRGKGTEHVRPSQGASRRRGK, encoded by the coding sequence ATGGCACGAAGCTTCTACTCACACATCAAGGAGGCCTGGCGGAACCCCAAGGAGGGGAAACTCGCCGAACTCCAGTGGCAGCGAAAGCAAGAATGGCGCGACCAGGGTGCGATCGTCCGTATCGACCGACCCACCCGACTCGACAAGGCACGCGAACTCGGCTACAAGGCCAAGCAGGGCATCACCGTCGTCCGCGTCGCCGTCCGCAAGGGGAACGCCCGCAAGCAGCGGCACAAGGCCGGTCGCCGCTCGAAGCGCCAGGGTGTCAACCGCATCGGTCGTCGCAAGAACATCCAGCGCATCTCCGAGGAGCGCGCCGCACGCAAGCACCCCAACATGCGCGTGCTCAACTCCTACTGGGTCGGCGAAGACGGCTCGCAGAAGTGGCACGAGATCATCCTCGTGGACCCCGAGCACCCCGCCATCCAGAACGACTCCGAGCTCAACTGGATCTGTGACGACAACCACACCGGTCGCGCGTTCCGCGGACTGACCAACGCCGGCAAGTCGAACCGCGGGCTCAACAACCGTGGCAAGGGGACCGAACACGTCCGTCCGAGCCAAGGTGCGAGCCGCCGCCGCGGCAAGTAA
- a CDS encoding CPBP family intramembrane metalloprotease produces the protein MPPETRLVSPQRVGPPFAIGVLAVLGTIPFVTALEPLADIPRWLAVAVIIALGVGSVGLATVAGAALARDIGLRTLAPERLPGDGVRAYRLPVVVGVGVALVTLGLHASGVALGGDPALLDRWVDGGSLALLASVASAVVTELVLRFGVVTVVVWVAWTSRPATDGGVTRPSVWAGVLVAATLSSAVAVAVAVAAGGIQSPTVAAAAVGPFVGGVVFGILYWRYDLAAAVVAHAVASLLRALVATALF, from the coding sequence ATGCCACCGGAGACACGGCTCGTCAGCCCCCAGCGGGTCGGTCCGCCGTTCGCCATCGGGGTGTTGGCCGTGCTCGGGACGATTCCGTTCGTCACAGCGCTGGAACCGCTGGCCGACATCCCACGGTGGCTCGCCGTCGCCGTCATCATCGCCCTCGGCGTCGGCAGCGTCGGACTCGCGACGGTGGCTGGTGCCGCGCTCGCTCGCGACATCGGGTTGCGGACGCTCGCGCCAGAGCGCCTCCCCGGCGACGGCGTCCGCGCGTATCGACTCCCCGTGGTGGTCGGCGTCGGCGTCGCCCTCGTCACACTCGGACTCCACGCGAGTGGCGTCGCACTCGGCGGTGACCCGGCCCTCCTCGACCGGTGGGTCGACGGCGGCTCGCTCGCACTCCTCGCGAGCGTCGCCAGCGCCGTCGTCACCGAACTCGTGCTTCGGTTCGGCGTGGTGACGGTCGTCGTCTGGGTCGCGTGGACGTCGCGGCCGGCGACGGACGGCGGGGTGACGCGACCGAGCGTGTGGGCGGGCGTCCTGGTCGCGGCGACCCTCAGCTCCGCTGTCGCGGTCGCCGTCGCCGTCGCAGCCGGTGGCATCCAGTCTCCCACGGTCGCCGCCGCGGCCGTCGGCCCGTTCGTGGGTGGCGTCGTGTTCGGCATCCTGTACTGGCGGTACGACCTCGCGGCCGCCGTCGTGGCCCACGCTGTCGCGAGCCTGCTGCGGGCGCTCGTCGCCACGGCGCTGTTCTGA
- the ubaA gene encoding SAMP-activating enzyme E1 gives MSLSLDATQLDRYSRHIIMDEVGPEGQKRLLDGSVLVVGAGGLGAPVIQYLAAAGVGRIGVVDDDVVERSNLQRQVIHADADVGVPKVESARAFVGRLNPDVDVDAYETRLDSRTVDVVDDYDIVVDASDNFPTRYLLNDYCQLTETPLAHGAIYKFEGQATTIHPGGPCYRCLFPEAPEPGTVPDCATTGVLGVLPGTVGCIQATEAVKLALDAGETLDGRLLFYDAMDMTFETVPYQQNPDCPVCGDDPIESIAEVEYTGGCTVSH, from the coding sequence ATGAGCCTCTCTCTCGATGCGACGCAGCTCGACCGGTACTCGCGGCATATCATCATGGACGAGGTCGGCCCGGAGGGGCAGAAGCGACTCCTCGACGGGAGCGTCCTCGTCGTCGGTGCCGGCGGGCTCGGTGCCCCGGTCATCCAGTACCTCGCCGCGGCGGGCGTCGGCCGCATCGGCGTCGTCGACGACGACGTGGTCGAGCGGTCGAACCTCCAGCGACAGGTCATCCACGCCGACGCCGACGTGGGCGTCCCGAAGGTCGAGAGCGCGCGGGCGTTCGTTGGGCGGCTCAACCCCGACGTCGACGTGGACGCGTACGAGACGCGTCTCGACAGTCGGACGGTGGACGTCGTCGACGACTACGACATCGTCGTCGACGCCTCGGACAACTTCCCGACGCGGTATCTCCTGAACGACTACTGTCAGCTCACGGAGACGCCCCTCGCCCACGGTGCCATCTACAAGTTCGAGGGACAGGCGACGACCATCCATCCGGGCGGTCCCTGCTACCGGTGTCTGTTCCCCGAGGCACCTGAGCCGGGGACGGTGCCCGACTGTGCGACGACGGGTGTGCTGGGCGTGCTCCCGGGGACGGTCGGCTGTATCCAGGCCACCGAGGCGGTGAAGCTCGCCCTCGACGCGGGCGAGACCCTCGACGGGCGGCTCCTCTTCTACGACGCGATGGACATGACGTTCGAGACGGTCCCCTACCAACAGAACCCCGACTGCCCCGTCTGTGGCGACGACCCCATCGAGAGCATCGCGGAGGTCGAGTACACCGGCGGCTGTACCGTGAGTCACTGA
- a CDS encoding methyl-accepting chemotaxis protein, which yields MFDVLREWAVSLWGGAPEAEPDGGIQMDEQGTLAASARGFDLAQLLDGVGAPLFALDADGRVVVWNSSVEALTGVSAEQAIGIEHVSEAFYPDGRRAKTLADKVLDHPEDADREFGLDRMASDTRLYTDSSVMTDRHGVDRHISFNAMPLYDGDELAGVVEVVHDRTDEVETSRQTQALVDELGRTIRSVGDGNLADRASFVDERGVLSDDLLVVLEEFNEMAARFETLTAEVDETAHTLGDAIHRAADAAGEIESQVHDQNDLLGRGAEEMQDLSASMEEIAATSDEVASAAEQVRTAAEDGQQAGEGVRVATDNVIGISDDLLTSVTELQNRMGAIEEVVEVIAEVADRTNLLALNANIEAARAGKAGDGFSVVADEVKQLANQTHEHTEEIATSIEELQAQADETVDASEASHEQVEVASGEIEDVLDSLEDIVEAADAAANGVQEVARATDGQATNIEEVTTTIQTVRERAQETEAASSDITDATGHQSVAIDDLQEKVDQLCGRADSAADVGDGDGTQMARSDGGRRRASRSGFDFDR from the coding sequence ATGTTCGATGTACTGCGGGAGTGGGCCGTGTCTCTGTGGGGGGGCGCTCCCGAAGCCGAACCCGACGGCGGGATACAGATGGACGAGCAGGGGACGCTCGCCGCGAGCGCACGGGGGTTCGACCTCGCACAGCTGCTCGATGGCGTCGGCGCGCCGCTGTTCGCCCTCGACGCGGACGGACGCGTCGTCGTCTGGAACTCGTCGGTCGAAGCGCTGACCGGCGTCTCTGCCGAGCAGGCCATCGGAATCGAGCACGTCAGCGAGGCGTTCTACCCCGACGGCCGCCGGGCGAAGACGCTCGCGGACAAGGTCCTCGACCACCCCGAGGACGCCGACCGCGAGTTCGGCCTCGACCGGATGGCGTCGGACACCCGCCTCTACACCGACTCCAGCGTCATGACCGACCGCCACGGCGTCGACCGGCACATCAGCTTCAACGCGATGCCGCTGTACGACGGGGACGAACTGGCCGGCGTGGTCGAGGTGGTCCACGACCGCACCGACGAGGTCGAAACGAGCCGACAGACACAGGCGCTCGTCGACGAACTCGGGCGGACGATTCGCTCCGTCGGCGACGGAAACCTCGCCGACCGCGCGTCGTTCGTCGACGAGCGCGGCGTCCTCTCGGACGACCTGCTGGTGGTCCTCGAGGAGTTCAACGAGATGGCCGCCCGGTTCGAGACCCTCACTGCCGAGGTCGACGAGACGGCGCACACGCTGGGGGACGCCATCCACCGCGCGGCCGACGCCGCGGGCGAGATCGAGTCGCAGGTCCACGACCAGAACGACCTCCTCGGGCGGGGTGCCGAGGAGATGCAGGACCTCTCGGCGTCGATGGAAGAGATCGCCGCCACCTCCGACGAGGTCGCCTCGGCGGCCGAACAGGTGCGGACCGCAGCCGAGGACGGCCAGCAAGCCGGTGAGGGCGTCCGCGTGGCTACCGACAACGTCATCGGCATCTCCGACGACCTCCTCACGAGCGTCACCGAACTGCAAAACCGGATGGGGGCCATCGAGGAGGTCGTCGAGGTCATCGCCGAGGTCGCAGACCGGACCAACCTGCTCGCGCTGAACGCCAACATCGAGGCTGCCCGCGCGGGCAAGGCCGGTGACGGCTTCTCGGTCGTTGCCGACGAGGTCAAACAGCTGGCGAACCAGACCCACGAGCACACCGAGGAGATCGCGACGAGCATCGAAGAACTGCAGGCGCAGGCCGACGAGACCGTCGACGCGAGCGAGGCCTCACACGAACAGGTCGAGGTCGCCTCCGGCGAGATCGAGGACGTCCTCGACTCCCTGGAGGACATCGTCGAGGCGGCTGACGCCGCGGCGAACGGCGTCCAGGAGGTCGCCCGCGCGACCGACGGCCAGGCGACGAACATCGAAGAGGTGACCACGACCATCCAGACCGTCCGCGAACGCGCACAGGAGACCGAGGCCGCGAGCAGCGACATCACGGACGCGACGGGCCACCAGTCCGTCGCCATCGACGACCTCCAGGAGAAGGTCGACCAGCTCTGTGGGCGGGCCGACTCGGCGGCCGACGTCGGCGACGGCGACGGCACCCAGATGGCCCGCTCGGACGGCGGTCGTCGCCGCGCGTCCCGGTCGGGGTTCGACTTCGACCGCTGA
- a CDS encoding guanosine monophosphate reductase: MEVREGLSYGDVLVVPKRSPVDSRSDVDLTTNLTPNIELDAPVLSAPMDTVTETATAVALDAVGGLGVVHRFLDIDEQADAVRRASEAGAQVGAAVGIDEDYHARTTAVVDAGADCVVVDVAHGHMERCLDAVAELDGTFDVDIVAGNVVTAAGVTDLAAAGADAVKVGVGPGSHCTTRKVTGAGMPQLTAVDDCAEAAADLDVCIVADGGIRTSGDAVKALMAGADTVMLGSFFAGTDEAPGAVVTVDGQRFKRTRGMSTTAANEARSDKADNSPGADEGVEGLTPYTGPLEPKTTEFLWGVRSGVSYCGGHTLAEARANAEFVRVSPSAAEREGAHGVRLEPSRGREHDGVTGPDENADEERTNGERGGDGESGDDGDEPLAPRH; encoded by the coding sequence ATGGAAGTCAGAGAGGGACTCTCGTACGGCGACGTGCTCGTCGTCCCGAAGCGGTCACCGGTCGACAGCCGAAGCGACGTCGACCTGACGACGAACCTCACTCCGAACATCGAACTCGACGCGCCGGTGCTCTCGGCACCGATGGACACCGTCACCGAGACGGCGACGGCGGTCGCCCTCGACGCCGTCGGCGGACTCGGTGTCGTCCACCGCTTCCTCGACATCGACGAGCAGGCCGACGCAGTGCGTCGGGCCAGCGAGGCGGGCGCACAGGTCGGCGCGGCAGTCGGTATCGACGAGGATTATCACGCACGCACGACGGCGGTGGTCGACGCCGGTGCCGACTGTGTCGTCGTCGACGTCGCCCACGGACATATGGAGCGCTGTCTCGACGCCGTCGCGGAACTCGACGGGACGTTCGACGTCGACATCGTCGCCGGCAACGTCGTCACGGCCGCGGGCGTCACGGACCTCGCCGCCGCGGGCGCGGACGCGGTGAAAGTCGGTGTCGGCCCGGGGTCACACTGCACCACGCGGAAAGTGACGGGGGCCGGGATGCCCCAGTTGACGGCGGTCGACGACTGTGCCGAGGCCGCCGCGGACCTCGACGTCTGCATCGTCGCCGACGGCGGTATCCGCACCTCGGGCGACGCGGTGAAGGCGCTCATGGCCGGAGCCGACACCGTCATGCTAGGGAGTTTCTTCGCTGGCACCGACGAGGCGCCCGGTGCGGTCGTCACGGTCGACGGCCAGCGGTTCAAGCGGACGCGCGGCATGTCGACGACGGCCGCGAACGAGGCTCGCAGCGACAAGGCGGACAACAGCCCCGGCGCCGACGAGGGCGTCGAGGGCCTGACCCCCTACACGGGCCCGCTCGAGCCGAAGACGACCGAGTTCCTCTGGGGCGTCCGTTCCGGGGTGTCGTACTGTGGCGGGCACACGCTCGCGGAGGCGCGCGCGAACGCCGAGTTCGTCCGTGTCTCGCCCAGCGCCGCCGAGCGCGAGGGCGCTCACGGCGTCCGTCTCGAGCCCAGCCGCGGCCGCGAACACGATGGCGTGACCGGCCCCGACGAGAACGCCGACGAGGAGCGCACGAACGGCGAACGCGGCGGCGACGGCGAGAGTGGTGACGACGGCGACGAACCGCTGGCACCGCGTCACTGA
- a CDS encoding HAD-IIA family hydrolase — protein sequence MESRFAGALVDMDGTLYRGDTPIDGAAEAIDTLREAGVEVQFLTNNPTRSPENYVEKLAGMGIEAAPENIVTAGVVTADYLVREYGDERVFVVGEPDLDDVLTDAGLAVTDDPDETEVVVLSLDTGLDHDLFVRTLRAITPETPIVATNPDRTKPGTDGILPSAGLVIGAVEGMTGREPDVVAGKPSEVAARFALDRLGVPAERCLLVGDRLDTDIEMGARTGMTTVLVRTGVTDDATLAASAVEPDDVLDSIADIERVLGREPTE from the coding sequence ATGGAGTCGAGATTCGCGGGTGCGCTCGTCGACATGGACGGGACGCTGTATCGCGGTGACACACCCATCGACGGGGCGGCGGAAGCGATCGACACCCTCCGCGAGGCCGGTGTCGAGGTCCAGTTCCTCACCAACAACCCGACGCGGTCGCCCGAGAACTACGTCGAGAAGCTGGCGGGGATGGGTATCGAGGCCGCCCCGGAGAACATCGTCACCGCGGGCGTCGTCACTGCCGACTACCTCGTCCGCGAATACGGGGACGAGCGCGTCTTCGTCGTCGGCGAACCGGACCTCGACGACGTGCTCACCGACGCGGGCCTCGCCGTCACCGACGACCCCGACGAGACGGAGGTGGTCGTCCTCTCGCTCGACACGGGCCTCGACCACGACCTCTTCGTTCGGACTCTGCGAGCCATCACACCCGAGACGCCAATCGTCGCGACGAACCCCGACCGCACCAAGCCCGGCACGGACGGCATCCTCCCCAGCGCGGGACTCGTCATCGGGGCCGTCGAGGGCATGACCGGCCGCGAACCCGACGTCGTCGCGGGCAAGCCCTCCGAGGTCGCCGCCCGGTTCGCGCTCGACCGCCTCGGTGTCCCCGCCGAGCGGTGTCTCCTCGTCGGCGACCGCCTCGACACCGACATCGAGATGGGTGCGCGGACCGGGATGACGACCGTCCTCGTCCGCACGGGCGTCACCGACGACGCGACGCTCGCGGCGTCAGCGGTCGAACCCGACGACGTCCTCGACTCCATCGCGGACATCGAGCGCGTGCTGGGGCGCGAACCGACGGAGTGA